The genomic segment GCACTTGTGTGATACTAAGTTTTGCATCTTCTAGTATTTTTTGTGCTTCATCAAGTAGTTTCTTGCCATCTTTGCATAGTTTTACACTATCTTGGAGTGTAACATCTTTACTGTTTAGAGTCTTTAAAATTTCTTCTGCTTTTTTTATCTTATCTTCAAAGCTTTGAGCTTGATTATCCATATATTTCCTTTTGTGGATTAAAAGATAAAGCCATCAAAAAAATGGCTTTAAGATTTTAGTTTACTTTGTAGTTTGGTGCTTCATGAGTTATAACAACATCGTGAACGTGGCTCTCTTTTAGACCTGCACTTGTTATCTCAACAAACTCAGCCTTTTGTTGTAAAGTAGGTATATCCTTAGCTCCAACATAACCCATAGAGCTTCTAAGACCGCCTATAAGCTGATGTATAACATCTTTCATGCTACCAGTAAATGGCACTCTGCCCTCTATACCCTCAGGAACTAGCTTCTCACTTGCTGTACCTTCTTGGAAATATCTATCAGAGCTACCCCTTGTCATAGCACCTATAGAACCCATACCTCTATAAGCCTTGTATTGCCTTCCTTGATATGTGATAACCTCGCCCGGACTTTCTTCACAACCAGCAAGCAAACTACCAGCCATAATACAACTAGCGCCAGCCGCAAGAGCTTTTGATATATCACCAGAATACTTAATACCGCCATCTGCAATGATAGGTATACCGTATTTTGCAGCTTCTATAGCACAATCATCTATAGCTGTTATTTGTGGAACACCAACACCAGCTACTATTCTTGTAGTGCATATAGAACCAGGTCCTATACCTACCTTTATACCATCAGCACCAGCTTCTGCTAGGTCTTTTACTGCGGCTGGATTTGCTATATTTCCAACAACAACATCAACATCAAATTTTTGTTTTATTTGCTTTAATGTATCAATAATACCTTTTGAGTGTCCGTGAGCTGAATCCATAACGATAACATCAACACCAGCCTTAACCAAAGCCTCAACTCTATCTAGCTGACCAACACCGACAGCTGCTGCCA from the Campylobacter pinnipediorum subsp. pinnipediorum genome contains:
- the xseB gene encoding exodeoxyribonuclease VII small subunit, with protein sequence MDNQAQSFEDKIKKAEEILKTLNSKDVTLQDSVKLCKDGKKLLDEAQKILEDAKLSITQVQDD
- the guaB gene encoding IMP dehydrogenase encodes the protein MKIIKKALTFEDVLLVPQYSEVLPKQVDIKTKFSKNISLNIPIVSAAMDTVTEHRAAIMMARLGGIGVIHKNMDIQTQAKEVKRVKKSESGVIIDPIFITPDATVADALNLMSELHISGVPVIDKDRKLIGILTNRDLRFETDTTKLVKERMTKAPLITAKKGCTLDDAEKIFSQNRVEKLPIIDEDGRLDGLITIKDLKKRKEYPNANKDNYGRLRVAAAVGVGQLDRVEALVKAGVDVIVMDSAHGHSKGIIDTLKQIKQKFDVDVVVGNIANPAAVKDLAEAGADGIKVGIGPGSICTTRIVAGVGVPQITAIDDCAIEAAKYGIPIIADGGIKYSGDISKALAAGASCIMAGSLLAGCEESPGEVITYQGRQYKAYRGMGSIGAMTRGSSDRYFQEGTASEKLVPEGIEGRVPFTGSMKDVIHQLIGGLRSSMGYVGAKDIPTLQQKAEFVEITSAGLKESHVHDVVITHEAPNYKVN